The nucleotide window TGAATGAAGACTTTGATctttgtttgataaaaaaaaccatgtatataaataatatatatatatatatatatatatatatgtatttatgattatttactttttaaagtatttgttaaatgagttattttttttatataatatttgttaatatgaagaaattaatatatagaagggtaaaaatgtcaaatctaaattaatttatatttattttaaatatgtttaaaGGATGgttacaagaaaatgaaaataagggaGGTAGACGTAATATTGTAAACCACAAGGGAGATTAGTATTATAGAGTGAAACCTGGAAGGAGGTCTCTGAAATTATCCCAAAAAATAAACTTAGACGTAAAATCaagaagaaatttttaaaaattctatttttctccAAAAGATCGAGAACTTTATTAACTCCTATAAATTTGATAAGATTCTGAAGTTGAGTTACTTTcgtttcttttaattttttggatttttgtccgtataataaattaaaaatactgAATAATAAGTAATTGAATTATAGAAACATTTGCTCAACATCTAATGACTACTATTTGGTGAGCGGCGTACGTTAATTGGATGTATGCTAAATTGCGCTGAGAGCGCAGCTCTATATCTTTCCAAGCTCGTCGTTCTCGTTATTTGTTTACTCCAACACTCCACTCTTTAAATTGCCCCCAAAACCTATCTTTTCCTCTTCATCTACTCctaactccaaaaaaaaaaagaaatccaagaaaaaaaaaatggctcATTCTTGCATAGCCACAACTTCCTCTCTCTCTAAATtcaattcctcaatttttccgTCTGATTCTTGCAATCTTTCTCCCATATCTCTACAATTTAGACGTCTTTCCTTGAGGTACTGAAATGGGTTTGTATCTTTTTGCTTGTATATGTCGCTAATACTGAGTGTTTCCcttaaagttttgattttttgtgttttgggtAATTACCCAGGAATGGGAAAGTGAAGAATAGGGGAAATAGCACTGTCAAGGCTGTGTATTCTGGAGCTGACTGGGATTTAGCAAAGGCTTCACGTTCTTCAGGAATTTGGTCTATCaggttctttttctttttcttccccCCACCCCCAAACCCAATCTTTAAGggtcttggttgaatttctTGGTAAATCTTGAAACTTTTTCCATGTTTTGTTAGCAAGAAATTGTCTAATTTAAGAGTGGGAAGGATACTTTTATTGGTTGTTATTGTTAGCAAGAAATTGTCTAAATCTTGAAACTTTTTCCATGTTTCTTATGGTTGATGAGTGGATAAGGGGGAGTAGGCATAGAATATCTTGGGTTAGGCCCAAATTTGGCTAACCAAGTTTAGACACTGATAAGAAGATGTTAATTTGACGTAATGGGTAGTACAATATTAGTAGtagaacaacaacatatccagtgtaatcCCAGGGTCTCGTAGGGTAGTGTGTATGCTTACCTTACCCCTACCCCTACCGTGGAATGTATAGAGTTTGTTTCAGATAGACCTAGTAGTACAATATTAGTAGTAGAAAAAGGGAGCATTATTGATATCAAAAACATCACGTAGAAGCACAGAATTGAAtagtgaaataaattttgaattcttgaaagTCATGAAGGTTgcttgttaaaaaaaaagtatataataGGATTGTTAGTGGTGTCAAACATTTTGCGATATCCCATATGGCAAAGTTCATATCAATTGAGACAGAGGAAGTACTACTTTAATCTGTATTTTCATTTGTCTTCTTAAAAAGAATCTTGTAAGTTACCTGAAAAGTAGATAGAAGGGTGTTTTCTTAAGTCATTTTATGGGATTTTAACAAGGAGTAAATGATCCAGTTTTTATGGACTTGTGGAACACATAAGTTGTAAGAATTCATTGTTGATGACTTAGTGCTTTGTCATCTTATCTGTTATGTCTTATGCTTTTTCCTTGTTATTGGTTTTTGCAGAGATGACGTGCAAATACCATCATCACCTTATTTTCCTACATATGCCGCCCAAGGTCAAGGACCACCGCCGATGGTACAAGAGCGATTTCAGAGTGTGATCAGCCAGCTCTTTCAATATGTAAGAATTTGTTTCTTATGGTAGATTTAACATTCATCACAAAGTCACAATGTACttgctaaaattttaatttctgtattattattattattattatcatcttGTAGAGGATCATACGATGTGGTGGAGCAGTTGATGATGATATGGCTAATGTCATAGTTGCTCAGCTTCTTTATCTTGATGCTGTTGATCCCACAAAGGTATATTTTCAAGAGTACACTTGTTTTCATCGGATAGACTTTggttaaaatattaaatgtttCAATTTCAAGGAGATTCTGCATAAGGCAGTCCTTTGGTAGTATATATCATCTTTAGTATTTGTGAATATTAATCCGTCGCATTTGTTTGCCTAAATATGATCTGTCTAGTGTCTACTGCTTAATTGCTTGAGCAACTTGTGAATTTCTTTCCTCTTTTTCataatggaattttttttaattttttttgataatcgagaaatccgtctgtgacccgccctttggaccaatcacagccttctaaacNNNNNcccccccccccccccccccccttctacccttctccacttaaataccaggcttcgctttgcatgttgtggggcttgaacctgcgacctaagccacaaatcctccaccttttgctacttgagctaggccttgggggcttCATAATGGAATTTTCAGCATCTCATGTCATGTCAATTGACATGGCAGAATAACTTATATGCTTGAACTAGCCTACTGAGGCCGCAGTGCCCCAGTTGTGCCTGAACCAAACGAGTGAAGAAAGGTAAGGCCTAGGTGGGAGACGTGTGAAAATTCAACCTTTTCCTCTCTTCTCTTGGTCTATTCTTACAGACTGATGTAGTCGGCAACCCTTATACCATGATTATATGAGGCTTGCCCTTTGATCAGCTTCATATTAAATGAATAAAACCTTGCTTTTTATTGAACAAGAAAGCATACACAGATGCTGCTATggttttataattattatgcaGCTCTGGTTTTCTTTTGACATTTGCTTATGACTTTTGCAGGAGCATCCCTTTTCAGTGTAGCTTTTAATTCTAAAACTGTTTTCCCTACTTTTTTAACTACATCCttctatttatatgttttaCACGGCTTTCTTTTAATTCAACTGAACACCTCTTTAATTTGCTACACAGGACATTGTTATGTATGTCAATTCTCCAGGAGGGTCAGTAACAGCAGGTACGACCAAGTGTTTCCGGTCAATCTCATTTTTCTGCTGTTTGCCATAGTTTTTTCAGCTTTTATCGTAGTGTTGAACTGTTATAATCAGATTTTACGGTCTACTTTAATGCATGGTTTCGATACCATTATTATCTCAGGAATGGCCGTTTTCGATACCATGCGACATATTCGACCTGATGTCTCAACTGTCTGTGTTGGACTCGCTGCAAGGTACCTGATTGATTACTGTGTAGCTTTGTGTTCCTCTTAGAAGATGATCTTTCATACATTGTTGCTTGTGATGCATATTTATGTGAAAATCACCTTTGCTTAACCCATGATAGGACTACATAGCTTTCCAGCGTAGGTTCTTTTATTTgcttatttatttgattaactttccaattcctttcatttattgGCATTTTTTGCAGCCTCTCCTTCATTTAGGTACTTCACACTCCTCGATACTTCACACTTCTCTATTTTGGTGCAAAAGTTCACCAATATTAGCTTCTTTTTTACCCGGAATATAGgggaaatatttgaaaatgttgGGATTGGATTTGCTGttccttcttctcttcctctctcCTAAATTCTTCCATTCCTCCTATTTTGTCCCTTTTAAGCCCTGTTCCTATACTGTGCCAGTTCACTTGATCCCAATTTCCTGAGGACTTCCTTGCATTGGAGAAATATACAATGTCGAAGAAGTTAGTctgatataattttattatgtttgtttGTATAATGTGTTATCTGATACTATTTCCGTGTTGATGTTACATCGCTTTTACGATCCACCTATCTTTCATGCAGCTATTTCCTAACCTTCTTATAATTAGATGGGTGAGTGGTGGAACAATTTACAAGTTTATTTCAAAAAGAGTTTTTGTAAATTGAGATTTCATATTCAGTTATAGGTGGGAATATATGGAATTTGTTTTACCTTTAGTACCCTAAGGTGATTACCTtagcctttttctttttttcatggAATAAAGAGATTATCTTGCTTAGCTTATTTATGTTTTGCGGCACTGCAGTATGGGGGCTTTTCTTCTCAGTGCTGGCACTAAAGGTAAATTGAATAGCTGATTCAAGGCTAAAGTAACTTTCTTTGTCCTATGCTTCTAGTTTTTGCTCTTAACTTTTGATGTTGTTATCACCCCGAAGGAAAGAGATATAGCTTGCCAAATTCAAGGATAATGATTCACCAGCCTCTTGGTGGTGCTCAAGGTGGTCAAACTGATATAGATATACAGGTAATAACTCACTCTATTGTATGTCACTGTTTCTTTTTTTAGGATGAAGTTGTATGCCACAGTTTCTATTTCAAATGTTTGTATGTAGGGTGTGTTTAGTATGAAAGGAAAACATTCTCCGGAAAAATAAGTAGggttcttacttattttcttgcaTTTGGAATTTGTACGTAAAAAATGTTATCCTTGAAAGTATTTGTATACAATATAGACAAATACTATGGGGGTGGGGGTAAGGGAATGGGGGCTACAAGGGTGGGGTGAAGATGAGGTTTGTTTTGGGGGAAGACACAATCAATGTGGAATGCCACTTGTGGAATTTGTTTTCCCTACTTCCACTAAGGAAGTAATTTTctataccaaacacacccttggGAGTGGGTATTTGTGATATAATGGTCTTACAAAGTATGTCGTCTGATTTAAACGTTCCATTCTAGAATCCCCTAGCCATCCTAAAAAGATATGCTAGAACCTCAGTcctgactattttttttttttaaacattctaCTCAATGTTCTGACAGATAAAAAGTGCATTTAACAATGCAATAAAAACCTATGAACAATTTCCAGTTTTGTGTTTGTTAGTG belongs to Solanum stenotomum isolate F172 chromosome 1, ASM1918654v1, whole genome shotgun sequence and includes:
- the LOC125842737 gene encoding ATP-dependent Clp protease proteolytic subunit 5, chloroplastic; this encodes MAHSCIATTSSLSKFNSSIFPSDSCNLSPISLQFRRLSLRNGKVKNRGNSTVKAVYSGADWDLAKASRSSGIWSIRDDVQIPSSPYFPTYAAQGQGPPPMVQERFQSVISQLFQYRIIRCGGAVDDDMANVIVAQLLYLDAVDPTKDIVMYVNSPGGSVTAGMAVFDTMRHIRPDVSTVCVGLAASMGAFLLSAGTKGKRYSLPNSRIMIHQPLGGAQGGQTDIDIQANEMLHHKANLNGYLAYQTGQSLDRINQDTDRDFFMSAKEAKEYGLIDGVIMNPMKALQPLAAAAEQS